In Oncorhynchus kisutch isolate 150728-3 linkage group LG11, Okis_V2, whole genome shotgun sequence, the genomic stretch attcatcgacctggccaaggctttcgactctgtcaatcaccacattcttatcggcagactcaacagccttggtttctctaatgactgcctcgcctggttaaccaactacttctctgacagagtttagtgtgtcaaatggaatgcctgttgtccggacctctggcagtctctatgggggtgccacagggttcaattctggggccaactcttttctctgtatacatcaatcatgtcgcttttgctgctggtgattctctgatccacctctacgcagacattctgtatacatctggcccttctttggacactgtgttaactaacctccagatgagcttcaatgccatacaactctccttccgtggcctccaactgctcttaaatgcaagcaaaactaaatgcatgctcttcaaccgaatGCTGCCCACCCTAcacacccgtccagcatcactactctggacggttctgacttagaatatgtggacaactacaaatccAGActaacattaagcatctccagtccaaaattaaatctagaatcggcttcatatttcgcaacaaagcctccttcactcatgctggcaaacatacccttgtaaaactgactatcctaccgatcctcgactttggcgatgtaatttacaaaatagcctccaacactctactcagcaaattggatgcagtctatcacagtgccatccgttttgtcaccaaaggcccatatacagtgccttgcgaaagtattcggcccccttgaactttgcgaccttttgccacatttcaggcttcaaacataaagatataaaactgtatttttttgtgaagaatcaacaacaagtgggacacaatcatgaagtggaacgacatttattggatatttcaaacttttttaacaaatcaaaaactgaaaaattgggcgtgcaaaattattcagcccccttaagttaatactttgtagcgccaccttttgctgcgattacagctgtaagtcgcttggggtatgtctctatcagttttgcacatcgagagaccgaaatgttttcccattcctccttgcaaaacagctcgagctcagtgaggttggatggagagcatttgtgaacagcagttttcagttctttccacagattctcgattggattcaggtctggactttgacttggccattctaacacctggatatgtttatttttgaaccattccattgtagattttgctttatgttttggatcattgtcttgttggaagacaaatctccgtcccagtctcaggtcttttgcagactccatcaggttttcttccagaatggtcctgtatttggctccatccatcttcccatcaattttaaccatcttccctgtccctgctgaagaaaagcaggcccaaaccatgatgctgccaccaccatgtttgacagtggggatggtgtgtgttcagggtgatgagctgtgttgcttttacgccaaacataacgttttgcattgttgccaaaaagttcaattttggtttcatctgaccagagcaccttcttccacatgtttggtgtgtctcccaggtggcttgtggcaaaccttaaacgacactttttatggatatctttaagaaatggctttcttcttgccactcttccataaaggccagatttgtgcaatatacgactgattgttgtcctatggacagagtctcccacctcagctgtagatctctgcagttcatccagagtgatcatgggcctctcggctgcatctctgatcagtcttctccttgtatgagctgaaagtttagagggacggccaggtcttggtagatttgcagtggtctgatactccttccatttcaatattatcgcttgcacagtgctccttgggatgtttaaagcttgggaaatctttttgtatccaaatccagctttaaacttcttcacaacagtatctcggacctgcctggtgtgttccttgttcttcatgatgctctctgcgcttttaacggacctctgagactatcacagtgcaggtgcatttatacggagacttaattacacacaggtggattgtatttatcatcattagtcatttaggtcaacattggatcattcagagatcctcactgaacttctggagagagtttgctgcactgaaagtaaaggggctgaataattttgcacgcccaatttttcagtttttgatttgttaaaaaagtttgaaatatccaataaatgtcgttccacttcatgattgtgtcccacttgttgttgattcttcataaaaaaaatagagttttatatctttatgtttgaagcctgaaatgtggcaaaaggtcgcaaagttcaagggggccgaatactttcgcaaggcactgtactacccaccactgagacctgtatgctctcgttggctggccctcgcatcatatccgtcgccaaacccactggctccaggtcatctataactcATTGATAGGTAAaggcccgccttatctcagctcactggtcactatagcagcacccacccgcagcacgcgctccagcaggtatatttcactagtcacccccaaagccaattcctcctttccttccagttttctgctgccaatgactggaatgaactgcaaaaatcactgaagctggagactcatatctccctctctagctttaagcaccagctgtcagagcagctcacagatcactgcacctgtacaccgcccatctgtaaatagcccatccaactacctcatcaccatattgttatttattttgctcctttgcaccccagtatcgctACTTTCACactcatcttttgcacatctatcatcccagtgtttaatttgccatactgtaataatttcaccactgtggcctatttattacctcacccccttatcctacctcatttgcacacactgtatacagactttctctattgtgttattgactgtatgtttgtttattccatgtgtaactgtgtgttgttgtttgtgtcccactgctttgctttatcttggccaggtcgcagttgtaaatgagaacttgttctcaactagcctacctggttaaataaaggtgaaataaaaatataaaattacAAAAATGCTTCTGGGCCTCAAGACTATACAGTCATTCTGATTTATGTAAACATCGTTACAGACGTTGGTAGATATGAAACTGATAGAACTTGCAGATGAACAATGACAACAGTTAAACTTCTGCTACTTTGTCATGTTATGTGGAACAGAGTGGCGTTCAGCGTTTTAGCAAGTTCAAGGTTGTGTTAGTTCCTGAGGCCTAGAATTATGTCCtagtcgtcactagttaccacagccacaaagtcataattatggctaaaccccgcctatttctgCAAGTttcttaaaatcagattttaaccctaactttaaccctaaccacacagcatatttttgttttcttgaaTTTTTTGAATTTGAGGTAACTAGTGACAACATCTGAGTCAAAGAGATGTATAGAAAACCACTTTTATACATTAGGCCATTTGAAGTTAAGTTTAGTCAATTagacagtcaggcaggcaggctaatTATATTAGGCAGGCGAGTTATATTAGGCAGGCTAACCATattaggcaggcaggcaggctaattacactgaacataaatataaacgctACATGTTAAAGTTTCacgagttgaaataaaagatctccagaaatgttccataccgcaagaagcttatttctctcacattctgtgcacaaatttgtttatatctctgtgagaatttctcctttgccaagatatccatcaacctgacaggttggcatatcaagaagctgattgaacagcacgatcattacacagacCGATTGACGTGTACCAAGAACATGCGCGGACccactggcaagtgtcttcattgacattttcaaacttTCCCTGACCGGGTCTGTAATACctaaatgtttcaagcagaccaccataatccctgtgcccaagaaagcgaaggtaacctgcctaaatgaccactgccccgtagcactcacatcagtagccatgaagtgcgttaaaaggctggtcatggctcacatccacaccatcatcccggaaaccctaggcccactccaattcacattaccgcctaacagatccacagataacacaatctcaatcgcactcctctgccctttcccacattgacaaaaggaacacctatatgagaatgttgttcattgactacaacgggtgtggttgaaatagacaaatccacaTATTTGAATgggagtccacatacttttgtatatatagtgtagttccTACATGATAGAACGCTTGCTTTGTTATCTAACTGATCTTGTGtcctttctgtcatcctgtgAACCCATTCTCGCCACTATTTTTTAAGTGTTTTACATGGTGCCAATGTCCAGGGACAGCATAACACCACCGTTCAAGAATTACCCAAGTGAGCAAAATTACACAGTAAACAAGAATCCCCTGCCTCCAACCAAATTCTGAATAATTTGGTTCAGGATTTAAAAAATTCCCTCGTTGTGAAAGATCTAAATGATTATTATTACTGTTTTGGACAGGCATGTAATACTGTCTACAAAAGTATAAATAACCCTAATATCCTTTCGTGTCACcgtgttttatttcattttttattcaccGCTGATTTAAATGTTGATTCTTGCCACTTTCAATGAATGAATGTCCtaacaatattttttaaatgaacacGCAGGCATGTTTATCACTGCACGAATGACGAATGACGAAGTTTCCAGATATAAAGGAGCTTAATTTGGAGTCAGTAATGGGTGGAGGGTCTTGTTGTAGGAGATTACACAGATGCGTGTTTGTTACAGATACCACGTCAGAGGGTGGGAAAACTTGGTCCCGATGTTTTGATTGTAACTAAAAGTTTATTTCTCACGCTTTTAATTAGGCCTAAGAAAATCTCAAACGATTGCGTCAAATTGATCTGAAATTACAGCCCATCAACTACGGCACAGGTGCACTCTCAGGAGGCAGGGTTGGAATGAAACTAATGCCTTGCCAATGCCATACATTTTagagtagtcaaaagtttagtgtttggtcccatattccctAGCACGCAATGTGACAACAAACGTGTTGGatacatttgcagtttgttttggttgtgttttggattATGTGTTGCCAACACAATCTCACATTCAATTCGTGCATTATGTACATAATGCATTTCAGCAAATTTTGTGCGTTTTTGTGCGGCTTAATTCGTGAGAAAAGACACGAATTTATGTGCTACTTAATTCGTGCGAAAAGACACAcatttaaccagtaggctacacACAAGCCTTTGCAACAACCAAAGACACAATATCCTATATTTCATTTTTGTTCTTCTTTATGGCTAATTCAACGTTGTGAATATACAGAAATGGTGTCTTTATTTAACCCTGTTTTAAAATGTGTAGTTGTATGCTTATAAatagtgttttttatttatttatttacctttattttactaggcaagtcagttaagaacatattcttattttcaatgaaggcctaggaacagtgggttaactgcctgttcaggggcagaacgacagatgttgtaccttgtcagctcggggatttcggttactagtccaacgctctaaccactaggctaccctgcagttGTAAGCTTGCTGAACAGAATTTGtgagaaaacaaacacatttacgTGCGACTTATTTCGTGGGAAAAATTGTTTTATTGTCAATGCTGTTTTCCATGCTTGATTTCGCTTAATACTTTGGGATACTGGTGCACTTGTAATCAGAAAGGCATTTTTTTCGTGTAGGCAACAGTACACAATTTTCTTCATAACGAATGTATTACGTTATACAGGTTattgtaaaataatgaattatgTTGGCTTACACTTATGGCACTTCCAAGGCTTTTCCGTGATGATTATTACGGTCATGTCAATCATGTTATATACTTAGTCTACTTTAACGCGTTCAATCAGTTAGCAAGTCAGAAATGTAATTTTCCTAGTACCGACTAGGATTTGAATGATGTCTTATGCTGGCTTCACATTCTCGTGAGAAATAAGAAAATGGGCAGTTGAGACTCCGACATGATTGTATTCAAGTGCTTTTGAAGTCGGAACAATTCTTAAACCAATAAGATTGGCAACATCCTTTTCTCATTTCCCACTTGTAATTCCTATTTGGAGGGTCATTCAAGTGAAACTTCCCAGTCGGAACTAGGAATTTCCGAAAACTCCGATAGCACCTGAACGAAGCATTAGTATGTGTAATAGACAACAGTAGGGTCTGGGTGGCGGCGTGTCCAGCCCTCATGCCCATTCACGACCACGGCGTAGTGAGTGTCAGTAGCCCGTGCTGTGTGTCCGTGCAGTCAACTAGTAGAATTATTGTTTGTGAAGTAAGTAGGGTGATTATTATTAAGGTTATGGTCGTCTGAGATACAGGCTATTACAACAAACAATATAACTATAGAATTAAGAAACTAAAGTAAATAAAATTAATGAAATAaatgcaaaaaataaaataacattaacaAATGTTTGGTTGCTTTACGACTAATAAGTCATGTCTACACAATAATATTTTTCAAGGACCGATTCCAATGTTtagcctacatacatacatacatctgtCTTCAGATTTATTTTATTGGTGATTTTTCCATTAAATACATTTCTTTCAATCTACCACGCCACACTTCCGTAGTATGAATGTCCTCATTTAACCAATGCTTTTTGATACATTAATTTGCTGCAGACAATAGGATATTCAACATGTAGGCATTTTGAAACCGTTCAGAGAACACTCCTAGTAATAACACTCATTGGGTTCTTTGCCAGGGAACATTTAAATGCATTATCATTGGCAAATGCTGTTTTCTATGCTTGATTTCACTtaatatttgtgtgtgttgttgcgCTCATTGCAGTCAGAAAACATATTTTGGCCGATCGAAACCCTTGCAGGTTATGTTGCTTTCTCTTCCCAAGTCGTACAAGAAAATAACggaaaactgacccaagatcagtacTGTACATTGGCAACTTCAAGCCAATGTAGTGCAGAGCGCGTTCCAGTTCGTCAGCAGCACAATCGGCTGCAGGGGACGTTACTTTCTGCGTTCGGTTTATAGAATAATATTAAATACATCTAAGAAACGCATTTCCAGGCAGTTTGAATGTATATTCTTATTCTGTGCAGAATCTGTGTATGTTGACCTACAACACAAACGCGCATTATGACTTCAACCAAGGCAACTTGGAACGTCCCCGATCCTCCCATGCGATCACCCTCTTTCCCGGTAAGTGAAGTATGAAATGAAACATTGTGGTTGTAATCGCTAGTATGTAATGGAAATGGATTTATAGCTTTTTACGAAATTTCTTAACCCACTATGCATTTTTCACTGAGCTGTCAATGTTTTCAATGAAAATCTTAGCTATAGGCCTACTCAGTTTCAACTAGCAAGCGAGCTAGGCGACCGTCTATGGAGTTTCACGGTGGGCGCAGGGTTTTATATTCTGGGCAACATCTACACACCTCTGATTAGACTAGCTTGAGTGGTTAATTACTTTAATCCACGTGTCAAACTCCTACCATGGGAGgtccgagtgtctgcaggtttttgttccACCCGTGATTGATAAATGAAGTTCACAAATTACCAAGGAACTCCCTTCACCTGGTTAAGTTGTCTagatgttaattgaaatgaaaaaccaaaaacccgcagacactcggccttctgtggaatgagtttgacacccctgtctAATAGAGCTAGGTTCAGTTTGTCCTGCCCTGTTCAACTTGTCTTTGCAAAGCCTTTCTAAAGACAGTTTTAGATCTTGTGGAGCAAACAATTCCAAACAATGGATGAATTGGGACAAGACAGCACTGCTCCCATCCACAGTGAATGTGTATCTTTCCAATGATCATATTGTAGTTTTTGTGATGTAATCCACTAACAAATTAAGTACATTGTCATGTAGTTGTAAGTGAGTGGTTGGGTGCATAAGTTTGATAATGAGGGGTGccgaaagcaaacaaacaaaatggcCACAACCAAAATCTAACAGTGTGTCTGGAGAGtggagagtctcctcaatgaatggggaagaggtggaTTTATCCCGGGGCACACCCgacccaggtgtgtcccatttccCATTTTGCTAACGACCCTCCCGGCGCCGCCCACCGAtatcctattaaggaaaacaagagcaaagagaaagaattccAGACAGAGTGTGAGGGTCGTCACCCCCCTCCCATAAAACTGGGAACAAACACGGACCTCCGGAACACCATACCAATCACACAAACAAAATAGTGTCCTGCATCCTAATAGAAGCATTCCATCCACGATGCGTTGATGTTCGTTTTATGGTCCATGTTCCTATTAGTTAAAAGAAAATACATTGGTCACTTCATAGTTGTTTTTGTACCTTTTTATATGTTAAAACACATTGTGTCACGTTTTACAGCCAGCAACGTTATACAATTCAGCCGGGCCAAATCTGTCAACTTGTAGGCAATGTGCATGCATTCGCGAACTTGTTCATATTGGCAAATGTATTATTTATAATGTGTAGATCGAACATCTAGATATGAAATAACCATTGAAAACATTACAACTTTGTATGTTGTCTTATTCTATTAGCCATGCTTAAAGTGCAATTTGTCTAGTCCATATGCATACAATTACGCAAgagtaaaataaacatttaaaaaaaaatcaacaaaCAGATGCTTCTATGCTTCTTTTATTTTTAATTGAGGGGTGAAACACATGTCTCCTCTGTCAGGTATAGAGGACTGACTCTAGTGGTACTGCCTGCCCAGAGCGGACACCACCACGGACAAGAACTTCTGGAAGGATGCCTGATACTCGGGGGTGAAGGCGGTGCCCATCTTCGCAGCGATGACGatggtcagacagtcagacaacaGCTGTAAAAGAGATCAAACCAAAGCAGAAGAGAGATGTTTAGAATGTCTTGGGGGTAGCTTGATCGAGTGGTGTAATGACATAATATGCTTTACTTTGCACGcgcaaaaaagtgctcttcaataTTATTTTGTATCTTACCTTGAAGTTGTCGGGATCCACGCGCAGTTTCTCGGAGTGCAGAATGCTCAGCTCGGCGTATGTGTTCTTTATGTCGTCCATGTTCTTCAGAGCTCTTTCCAGACCGCGCAGCACCGTGGTGCCGTGCTTAGCGATCAGAGGATTGTTCATGATGGCCTCTGCGTTGTACAGGTTGCCGAAGGCCCCGAAGTACCTCTGGGTCCAGGGGTAAACGATCAGACACCTGAGGGGAGCGGAGAGAACAGTGTGAGGCTGAACAACAACATAACATGACGAAGAAGATGGAGATTTAGGGGACTAACACTCCAAATTAAAGTCAAGTTAAGTTTATTGTCTTACCTTGACAGGCACTTTGGGCCAACGTCGTCATAGTCTAGCTTGGAGAAGATGTCGGAGATGGCTGCGCGCTCTTCATCTGTCCACACAACCATGTTTGCTCGTGATGATTTGGCTTAGGTTCTGGTGAGAATCAGAATTATGAACAAATTCGGAAAAAATCTTTATTTTCATGGTATTTTTGCACACCGCCCCCAAGACGAAAACGTGAATGTGATTGGTTGGAGATAAAGACATTGTTGAACATTGGGCCCTCCTTTATGACTATAGGCCTACTATCAAGCGGTTTTCCGTGAAACTGCAAATAAAAAACATTTCAGGAACAAAAAAATAGATAATGAGGGTAACCTGCAAAATATTGGAGGTTTACATATGCAGTAGCCTATTTAGTAATACAGGCCTACTCTCCATTAGTCCATTTCGCCATAATTTGGAGATTTTGAATAATTGTCATTGCATTTGAATGAGTTCGCATTGATAATCATTAAAAGTCACGATGTCTCTCATGATTGCAAAAAAATAATGTATGACATTGGCATGGCATTGGTTTCATTGCAACCCTGCTTCCTGATTTGCAACTTGTTTCATAGTTGAAATAACAAGGGCATGGGCTATaattaagtcgctctggataaaagcgtaagtcgctctggataaaagcgtctgctaaatgactaaaatgtaaacattttaatGAAATGAAAAGCGTTACAAATAAAATGTTTGTTACAATCCAAAAATCGGGACCAAGTTTTCCCATCTTCTGACGTGTTATCTGCAACAAACACGCATCTGTGTAATCTCCTACAGCAAGACCCTCCACCCATTAGTGACTCCACATTAAGCTCGTTTAGGGTGgagtggggtaaattgagccatttTTCATAATCAGCGTCACGccatcaagggaaatatagtttaatttctaacaaagatatctacgtATTTTTCAGCATGTTGTGTATCCCTAGAAATAATCAGCattcatgtaaacattacagtttttaAAACATAGCTTGTCTAAAAAAAAGTGGTTTATTGGCATAATTTACGGGTATGGGACAAGATTAATAAAGCAACCTTCACATTTCTGTACTGAGTGAAATGTTAccaatacctttaaaaaaatctttatttcccaaagacaatcaaaatagtttttttttgtttttgtctttgaataattttaagcatattttaacacaggcttaacacctaacaaacaccttgtacttaaaaaacaacaacacatgtaATATGTATTGCATtatgcctgggaagaaaacacttacATTTGCTTAGCTAGCCATTGGCTCaacctttggctcaacttaccccatggccattggctcaacctttggctcaacttaccccatggccattcgCTCAACCTTTGGcccaacttaccccatggccattggctcaacctttggctcaacttaccccatggccattggctcaacctttggctcaacttaccccatggccattcgCTCAACCTTTGGcccaacttaccccatggccattggctcaacctttggctcaacttaccccatggccattggctcaacctttggctcaacttaccccatggccattggctcaacctttggctcaacttaccccatggccattggctcaaccttTGGCTCaacctttggctcaacttacccatgGCCATTGCTCaacctttggctcaacttaccccatggccattgactcaacctttggctcaacttaccccatggccattgactcaacttaccccatggccattgactcaacttaccccatggccattgacTCAACTTACCCCAAAGCAAACATTTCAACAATATAGGGTCCTCTGTGGCTCAATttgtagagcatggtgcttgcaacaccagggttgtgggtttgattcccatgggggacatGTACAGATAGAAAATATGGAAATATATACACTGACTTCTGTAACTCTCTCTGAATAACAGTGTCTATTAAAATGTTTagtagcccacacagctacaatgaTGCACTACCAttctaggtttaggacctcaaaTTGAAGCTTATAGAAACCCCAattgatgtatagaacaatcttgACATTTTCTACTTTGGTTTCGAttcaagcatcatgaaacctctaacacaataaatTAATTGGACTTGTGCGAAAATAATGCTTACCACTTTTTcgatgtggtttcttccttcaaatccaatcaaatttcatttgtcacatgcgccgaatgcaacatctgtagactttaccatgaaatgcttactttacaagcccttatgTCCTCGACAATTCAGTTCAATAAATATAGTTAATAAAACATGTGCTAAATATACTGAcctaaaaaatgtaattaaaagtaAGACAATAAAAGAACAATAACGAGTCTATATGCAAGGactaccggtaccaagtcaatgtgcagggtacatgtaggtaggggtaaagtgactgtgcgtagataataaacagcgagttgcagcagggtgtcaatgtaaatagtatgGGTGaccatttgattcattgttcagcagtcttatggcttgggggtagaagctgttaaagagccttttggacctagacttggcgctctggtaccgcatgccagtctatgacttgggtgactggagtctttgaccattttttgggccttcccctgacaccgcctggtatataggtcctggatggcaggaagcttggccccaatgatgtacaGGGCCGGACGCATtactctctgtagcgccttactgtcggatgctaagcagttgccataccaggcggtgatgcaaccggtcaggatgctctctatggTGCCGCTGTAGAATGttctgaggatctggggacccatgccaaatattttcagtctcctgagggggaaacggTATTGTCGTGCCCTCcacgactgccttggtgtgtttgtaccatgatagtttgttggtgatatgtacaccaaggaacttgaaactctatgtgaatgggggcctgttcggccgtccttttcatgtagtccacgatcagctcctttgtcttgctcaccttgatggagaggttgttgtcctggcaccacaccacACTCAggctccatgaaatgatgacctcttcatAAATACCCTGTATGTGGTTAAATTATTAACAAACGTCATTCGTGCCATAATAAACATGCGTGCATGTTAATTTACCCCCTAAATTGATGACATTAAATCAATTTATGTCCTATCAAAATTTTAATCAAATTtaaatcaatatcaaatcattggTTAATCAAAATATTTGTTGGAGCCACAAAATTataacaaatgtatttatacttTAATATACTTACTATTGCAGGATAATCAAAATGTCACTCTACCAATGATAGCCAACTTTAAAAAGCCTACTTTAGGCACAGTGCCAATTGCTCTCTACCAGGCGTTAACCCTGAGGTTAAGCCAACATTTTCACCTCTTTCCGAAATATCCATACGCAATAGCATATTTATTCAAATACTTTTCATTACTTTCGCCATCATGTTGCGGTTGTGAATAATGTAATATGTTGAATTTCATTTGATTGATTTTGCGTTGCTAATCTGGTATACTGATCTAGTCAAGGGCATGGGCTGTACTTTCAGATCAATTTGATGCCATCGTTTGAGATTTATTGAAAAATGtacaaacaaaccaaaacttTTGTTACAATCCTTAAATTGGGACCAAGTTTCCCATCCTCTGACGTGTCAGTAGTGACAGACTTGTTTAGTAAAAACCTAATTGAAAAGCATTTTTAACACACTTTATATTTAATTGTGGCTTCAACAAATGATATCCATCAGTTGCCAATTAGAAATGTATGGTCCACCGCAGACGGTTTAGTTTATATCAGTTCTGTCACTACTGTTCGACAGAACAACAGTTAATACAGCTGAACAAGTAACGATTTTCTCCACATTTTAGTGACACAAGATAACTCATTAGGGGTTTTGTCATGTTTTATTACAAAATTAAAGCACATGaataaaatactgtatatataataagtTAATGGAACAGTGTTACTACAACCTCCACTCCGTTGATCtatgtgcgtgcgtgcacatGGGCGG encodes the following:
- the LOC109899163 gene encoding hemoglobin subunit beta-2, with product MVVWTDEERAAISDIFSKLDYDDVGPKCLSRCLIVYPWTQRYFGAFGNLYNAEAIMNNPLIAKHGTTVLRGLERALKNMDDIKNTYAELSILHSEKLRVDPDNFKLLSDCLTIVIAAKMGTAFTPEYQASFQKFLSVVVSALGRQYH